The genomic region CTATGGATATGTTTCTGATGGCTACTACCAATCTCAAGAAGAAATCGACAATGGCCCTACTCAATTCGGAACATTGAAACCCGGAGATATCCGTTTCAAAGATATCGCTGGCGCATTTGATGCAGACGGAAATGCAATCCCTGATGGAAAAATTACTGATGCTGACAAACAGATCATCGGTAATACAATCCCTCGCTACACGTATGGTGTTAACTTAGACTTAGGTTATAAAGGATTCAAATTTAGTGCATTCTTACAAGGCGTTGCAAAAGTAGATGGCTACTTAGATTCACACTACGTAATCCCGGCAGTTAACTCATCAGCAATCAAGCCTTGGCAATTGGATTACTGGACAGAAGACAACAGAAATGCTTCACTTCCACGCTTATCCGTTACTTCGACAAACAACACACAGAACTCTGATTTCTGGTTGAAATCAGCATCATACTTACGTCTTAAGAACATCCATTTAGGATACCAATTCCCGACCGAATGGTTCCAAAACGCGAAGATCGGAGGAATCTACATCTACGCAAATGGACAGAACTTATTCACCAAAACCAACTTCTATGAAGGCTACGACCCAGAGATCAATTACAATGCGGGCGCAGCGCAAAACGTATCGCTAGGTGCCGGTAACTACTACCCACAAGTTAAAGTGTACACATTTGGTTTAGACATTAAATTTTAAGACATCATGATTAAGCATACAAAAAGAATATTAGGAATTAGCATGTTATGCGCAGCATTGATGACATCATGCGAATTGGATCGTTTGAACCTGAACGGTCCATCCACAGAAAACTTCCCATTAGACGCTAAAGAAGCAGAACTTGGACTATTAGGAGCATATAAAGCATTGACGCTGATCGATGCCTCCAGCACGCCGATATGGCACGTCATGGACAATATTACCGATATTGGCTATGCGCGTCCGGGCAATAACTATACATCCCCTATCACGAGTTCAATCACTACGGATAACGCATTAGCAACAAAGCCTTGGTCGGCACACTACAAGACCATCGCTCGCGTGCACCTGGTATTAGATAATCTAGAGCCCTTGAAAGCCAGCATGGGTGAAGAACAGTACAACAAAACCAACGCTGAGTTGCGTTTTATCCGCGCGTATTGTTACTCGCAATTAGTTGAACTATATGGCGACGTCGCATTATTAACTAAAGCATTAAAGCTAAATGATGAGCTACCGGGGCGAACTGATAAAAAGCAAGTCATTGATTTCATCATCAAAGAATTGGAAGAAACGGCAGAATACTTACCGGTTTCACAAGCAACTTCAGGCAATGTTCGCGCATCACGCGTTGCTGCTTACATGTTGCAAGCGCGCGTAGCCCTAAACTATCAACGCTACGATGTGGCTGTAGCGGCTTCGAAAAAAGCATTGGATCTAGCAAAAGGTCAGCACGCCCTTACACCATTTGACGCAACAATCGCATACGTAGGGAAAGGGCATGCAGACGGCGAGCCACAATCGGCAAACATCTATGGACACGCAGGTTATAAAGATAGCAAAGAATGGATCTGGGTGGCAGAATACAACAAAGCCATCAATGCCAATACGCACAACCAAACTTACTACATGGCATCACGCTTGGGTAAGGGTGTTTGTTACTGGGGGCCAACTCAAAACTTCATCGACTCGTTCCAAGACATCCAAGGAAAATACATCACCGAGTCAACTATCTACAACGAGGCGAAGCCATTCGAAAACCGCGACCCTCGCTTAGATATGTACACCGCACGCCCAGGCTCGCGTTACTTCGGTTTCCAATTCGAACCGAACGCAAAGTTTGCGAAAGTAAACAACTACTGGCCGGTGATCAACGGAACTGGCACAAAACCAACTTCTCAAAATAACACCGATGCAACAAATGCGTACCGTTCGTTCTCTGGTTATTTATGGAGAAAACATACGGACTTAAGCGAATATGCAACCACATCTGTATCGGGAGAATCAGACCTTAACGTAGGTATCTTCCGTTATGCTGAATTGCTATTGATCTATGCAGAAGCAAAAATCGAAAGCGGAAGCATAGACCAGTCGGTTTACGATGCCATCAACGAAATCCGCTCACGCGCGAAGATGCCGAACCTTCCTCAAGGTTTATCACAAGCACAGATGCGCCAAGCGTTGCGTTACGAGCGCAAAGTAGAGCTTGCAAACGACGGATTACGTTGGTTCGACTTACGCCGTTGGAACATCGCTAAAGACGTGATGAACGGATACATCTATCTAAACAGAGATGCAAACGCATGGACGAAAGCAGCGATCCAAAGAATCGATGAAAATGCTAACCCGGTTTACAACCATAGTGTAGCAATAAAATCGTTCGGCACGCAAGAAGTAAAATTCCAGGTGAACAAAGATGAATACTGGCCAATTGACATCAAAGAAATAGATGCAAACCCAGCGATGACTCAAAACCCGGGATATTAATAATGGATTTGTTTAAATCACAATAGTATGTAAATATCAGCAAGCGTGGCCCCCTCCAGGTCACGTTTGTTGTTTCTAATCAAAATCAACGCTTATGAAACCATACCACAAATTTCTAGCACTCGCCCTAGCCTGCTTATTCTTAAAACCGATAGATAGTAAGGCACAGGAGCAGGTTAAATTCAAACAGCCTAGTCTGGAGAATCAACAATCTTGGACCATGATTCTGCTACCAGACATACAGAACTATGTCAAGTTCAAAAGAAACCAACCCATTCTGGATGTCATGATGAACTGGATCGTGGAAAACGAAGAAAAAATGAACATCAAAATGGTGATGTGTACCGGCGACCTGGTCGAACACGATGATATCATCAACCCGGATCCGAAGAAGATGGACCAAACCGGCAAACAACAATGGGAAGCCTCCGCAAAAGCCTTTGGAAAGCTCGATGGAAAGATCCCCTATATTACCGCAACAGGGAACCACGATTACAATATTTTCAGCTATACCCACAAACCCAAAACCACCCATTTCCCGCAGTACTTCCCTGCTGACAAAAACAGCAAGAACCAAAGACTGCTGCGCGAGGTGACCGCCAATGTGTATGGAAATCCAAGCTTGGAAAATGCATCCTATGAATGGAAATCACCTCATGGCAAAGACTTCTTGTTCCTATCGCTAGAATTCGCCCCTAGAGACACGATCTTACGCTGGGCAAACCAAGTGGTCAACCACGAAAAATATGCTAACCACAGCGTTCTTTTGCTTACCCATGCTTACCTAAACTTCAAGAACGAACATATCGAGACTGCGAAATACGACCTTCAGGATGCAAACTACGGAACGTCTGTGTTCAACAGACTGGTGAAGCCATCCAAAAATATTGAAATGGTATTCTCCGGGCACATTGGATCGCCGAATGATGTGAAGAAACATTTAGGATTTAGAATCGATAAAAATGCTGCCGGAAAGAATGTGAGCCAGATGACTTTTAATGCACAAGCTTTAGGTGGCGGGACCTACGGAAGCGGTGGCGACGGCTGGATCAGAATACTAGAATTCCTGCCGGATGGAAAGACCGTAAAAGTACGCACCTTCTCCCCTTTCTTTGCGCTATCCTCCAATACCCAAAACATGGCCTGGCGCACAGAAGACTACGATGAGTTTACGATTAAGCTAAACTAGCGCACAAAAAAAACCACTCTTACGAGTGGTTTCTTTATATCTAACAAATTGATAGCGGTTTAAAACTCTATTTTACTGCGTCTACAACTGCTTTGAAAGCATCCGGATTGTTTAAAGCTAAGTCAGCTAATACCTTACGGTTTAAGCCAATGTTTTTAGCATTTAATTTACCGATTAATTGAGAATATGAAATTCCGTGTTGACGAGCTCCAGCGTTGATACGTTGGATCCATAAAGCTCTGAACTCGCGTTTTTTGGTTTTACGGTCGCGGTAAGCGTACTGTAAACCTTTTTCTACTGTGTTTTTAGCAATAGTATAAACTTTGCTGCGTGATCCATAATAGCCTTTCGCTAATTTAAGGATTCTTTTTCTTCTTCTTCTAGAAGCTACTGCGTTAACCGAACGTGGCATAATTTGTAAATTTTTGTTTGGTATAAGGTGTTACGTTTTTCAGCAATCTTACTACCTGATACCCGGTTAAAAAATATTGTTATTAAAAAAAATGGTATAAAACTTATTTACCGAGTGCAAGCATACGTTTAACGTTGCCCATATCGGCATCAGAAACATAACTAGTTGTAGTTAAGTTACGTTTTTGTTTCGTAGTTTTCTTTGTCAAGATGTGGCTTTTGAAAGCGTTCTTTCTTGCAACTTTACCTGTTCCAGTCAATTTAAAGCGTTTTTTCGCGCTGGAATTGGTTTTTACTTTTGGCATAATACTATAAATTTTATATCAATCTGTTAGATGCTTATTTTTTTGGAGAAGCTTTTGGCGCTAATGTTAAGAACATACGCTTACCTTCCAATTTCGGCAATAATTCAACCTTACCATACTCTTCCAAAGCCTGAGCGAAACGTAATAATAAAATTTCACCCTGCTCTTTGAAGACGATCGCACGTCCTTTGAAGTGTACATAGGCACGAACCTTCTCGCCACTTTCTAAGAAACGCATCGCATGTTTCAATTTGAATTCGAAGTCATGCTCACTGGTATTCGGTCCAAAACGAATCTCTTTGATTACCGTTTGCTTCGCATTGGCCTTGATTTCCTTTTGCTTCTTCTTTTGCTCGTAAACGAATTTACTGTAATCTATAATTTTACAAACAGGAGGCGTCGCATTAGGAGAAATCTCTACTAAATCCAACTCCAACTCATCAGCAAGTTGTAAAGCCTGTCTTGTAGGATAAACTCCGGTCTCTACGTTATCCCCAACTAAACGTACTTCTGGAACGCGAATGTGCTCATTGATACGGTGTTCAGGCTCCTTTTTTCTCATAGGACCTCTGTTACCGAAATTGTTACTTTTTGCCAAATGTTTTTAAATTAAACAGTTACTTCTTTTATTAATAATTCTTTAAATGCTTCTGGCGACATTGACCCTAAGTCAACCCCCCCGTGTTTACGAATCGAGATTGACCCACTTTCCATCTCTTTCTCGCCCACGATTACCATATAAGGCATTTTCTTAACCTCGGCATCGCGGATTTTGCGCCCAACCTTCTCATCACGCAAGTCAATCAGACCGCGAATATCGGAATTATTTAGCGATTCCAAAAGTTTTTGCGCATATTCTTCATATTTTTCTGATACTGGCAAGACGATAAACTGCTCAGGAGCAAGCCATAACGGAAACTGTCCGCCGCAGTGCTCAATCAGAACGGCAACAAAACGCTCAATCGATCCGAATGGTGCGCGGTGGATCATCACCGGGCGATGCTTCTGGTTGTCAGAACCTGTATATTCCAGTTCAAAACGCTCCGGTAGGTTATAATCCACTTGGATCGTACCTAACTGCCATTTTCTGCCCAATGCATCCTTCACCATGAAGTCTAATTTAGGACCATAAAATGCAGCCTCGCCATATTCAATAACCGTCGGCAAGCCTTTTTCCTCAGCCGATTCTATAATCGCTGATTCTGCTAATGCCCAGTTCTCATCAGAACCAATATATTTTGTTTTGTTCTCCGGGTCACGTAACGAAACCTGCGCTGTAAAATCGTTGAATCCTAACGCATTGAAAACATAAAGTACTAAATCAATTACTTTCTTAAACTCGTCTTTTACCTGATCCGGACGACAGAATAAGTGTGCATCATCCTGCGTAAACCCACGAACGCGCGTTAATCCGTGCAATTCGCCCGACTGCTCGTAACGGTAAACTGTACCGAACTCTGCAAAACGAACTGGTAAATCCTTGTACGAACGAGGTTTTACTTTGTAAATCTCACAGTGATGAGGACAGTTCATTGGCTTTAACAAGAACTCCTCGCCTTCTACCGGCGTTTTGATCGGCTGGAAAGAATCCGCACCGTATTTCTCATAGTGCCCGGAAGTGATATACAACTGCTTATGTCCAATATGTGGAGTTACCACCGGCTCATAACCCGCTGCAATCTGCGCACGCTGTAAGAAATCCTGTAATTTCTGACGAAGTGCGGTACCTTTAGGCAACCATAGTGGTAAACCCATGCCCACCTTTTCCGAGAAAGCAAATAATTCAAGCTCCCTACCTAATTTACGGTGGTCGCGTTTCTTCGCTTCTTCAATAAAACGTAAATATTCAGTTAGCTCAGATGCTTTAGGGAAAGTAACACCGTAAATACGGGTCAACTGCTTGCGCGTTTCATCGCCTCTCCAATAAGCTCCAGCTACGTTTGTCAATTTAATAGCCTTGATAAATCCAGTATTCGGAATGTGTGGACCACGACATAAGTCTGTAAAGTTCCCTTGCGAATAGAACGTAATCTTTCCATCTTCCAGATCCTTGATCAAGTCTAATTTGTACTCGTCGCCTTTCTCTGTAAAGTATTCCAATGCCTCTGCTTTGGAAACTGCTTTGCGCTCGAATACCTCTTTTTGTTTCGCTAGCTCCAACATCTTGTCCTCGATTTGCTTGAAATCGTCGGATGAGAACTCACGATCGCCAAAGTCTACATCATAGTAGAATCCAGTTTCAATCGATGGACCAATACCAAATTTAACCCCCGGATAAAGCGCCTCTAAAGCTTCCGCTAAAATATGCGCTGAGGAGTGCCAAAAAGTAGATTTACCCTTTTCGTCGTTCCAGGTCAATAATTTCACGTTTGCGTCCGCTTCAATCGCGCGTGATGCATCCCATACCTCTCCATTAACTTCCGCTGCTAATACATTTCTTGCTAAACCTTCGGAAATTGATAGCGCAACCTGCATAGCAGTTGTGCCTTTTTCATACTGACGAACCGAGCCGTCGGGTAGTGTAATGTTAATCATGTACAACTATGATCTTTAAATTGTGTATAAATTTGCAACCTAGCCAATGTTTACAATTACATTGATTTTTAAAGTGATTGCCTTAATTAATCGAGGTACAAAAATACGGAATATTTATGTGTAATAAAAACTTTCATGCGCTCATTAAAACAGCAAAACTTATTAGCGTCCTGGATGGACGCTAAACATGCACCAACACGGATATCAAAGAGACAGGCGTCGGAACTGCTACAGTTTAAACCCAATGTAAAGCCCTTACAACCCCAATGTATAACCCTTTCAACCCCGCTCCAAAAGGGCTTTGATTGGGTTTTGATTTAGGCTTGATAAAGCGGATAGCAGAGCAAGCCTCGACTGTATAGTGAAAAATGCTCCGCCTTTTTCGAAAACGGTCTGGATTTAATGATCCTCAAGAACTCCAATTGCGCCGACGCATGAAATGGAATGCTGAAAGTTTTTTCTTACTTTTGCACTTCTATTTACTGCATTATGTCAAATCAAGTTCCGGAAGATGGCACCATGCTTCCTTTAATGGAAGAATTCTACACGATACAAGGCGAAGGATATCACACAGGAAAAGCGGCTTATTTTATCCGTTTGGGCGGTTGTGATGTAGGTTGTCATTGGTGTGACGTGAAGGAAAGCTGGGATGCATCCCTGCACCCTTTGACCTCCGCGGAGCAGATCGTAGCGAACGCCCTGAAGTATCCGGCAAAAACGGTAGTGATTACCGGTGGCGAGCCCCTACTTTACAACTTGACTTATTTGACACAAAAATTACGCGAAGCAGGAATTCAAATTTTCTTAGAGACCTCAGGTGCGTATCCGTTAACAGGCTATTGGGATTGGATTTGCCTTTCACCGAAGAAATTCAAAGGTCCACGTCAGGATGTCTTGGCTGCGGCGGGTGAATTGAAAGTGATTGTTTTTAATAAAAGCGATTTCCAGTGGGCGGAAGACCATGCAAAATTCGTCGGCAAAAACTGTAAGCTTTATTTACAACCTGAATGGTCAAAAGCGGCAGAAATGACCCCTTTAATTATCGATTACGTAAAAGATAATCCGAAATGGGAAATTTCTTTGCAAACACATAAATACCTGAACATTCCTTAATATTTATGAATAATGCTTAGTTTTAAACTGCTATGCAGAACAAGAAACTAGGTATTTGTTTATTGATCCTATTTCTTTTTGGTTTAGGGAATCTCTCGTATTCGCAAGTTGATTCTAAAAACCGAAAGGCACAACAGGCTTATCAGGAAGCAGGAAAAGCCATCAGTCAAAATCAGCTTCTGCAAGCGATATCCTGGTTGGAAAAAGCAACCCAGGAGGATCCGACTTTTGCCACTGGCTTTCAGACTTTAGGTGATATACAGCGTAGTTTAGAGCAGTATGAGAAAGCAATATCCGCGTATGAGCAAGTACTTATCTTAAACCCTTCTTTAACCGCACTCACTTACTTTGGTCTCGGCGAGGCTTATTTGGGAGTTGGCGATTATCAGCAAGCCAGCAAAAATCTATTAAACTATAAGGAAAAAGGAAAACTCTCGGAGAAGAGCCAGCTGCTCGTCGATAAATATCTTGCCGACTGTGCTTTTTCCTTGCAGCATATAAAGGCTGGAAATAGCGGTTTAATTGCGCTTCCAGCTAGCATCAATACCGATAAAGACGAATACTATCCTAAGCTAACGGCCGACAATGCGAGCATCATTTTTACCCGCAAGGAGAACAATCAGGAGAATTTTTACGAAAGCTTTCTCGTCGATGGTAAATGGACGGAAGCGGTCAGACTGCCAGAACCGGTAAATTCATCTCGTTTTAATGAGGGCGCACATTGCATTTCGCCGGATGGGAAATACCTGTTTTTTACGGGATGTAATCGGCCCGACGGCTTGGGTAGCTGTGACCTCTATGTTTCAAAGAAAGAAAATAATACTTGGAGCGAGCCTTTCAATTTGGGTCCGGGGATAAATACACGAGGTTGGGAATCACAACCTGCAATCTCTGCGGACGGAAAAACGCTCTACTTCGTAAGTAACCGCTCAGGGGGGCAAGGCAGCTATGATATTTGGAAAGCCGAATTAGAAGCAGACGGCAAATGGTCGACGCCGGAGAATTTAGGCCCCGATATCAACTCGCCCTTCGATGAGGGTGCCCCCTATCTGCATGCCGATAATAAAACCTTGTATTTCTCTTCCAATGGCTGGCCCGGTTTCGGCAAGAACGATATCTATAAAACTGTCCGCACAAAAGACGGTAAATGGAGCAAACCCGAAAATCTAGGCCCCGCCATCAATAATCATTTAGATCAGCGCAGTTTCCATGTCAGCCTGGACGGCAGTATTGCGCACTTAGCCTCGCAAGACAGCGAACGACAATGGGATATCTATCGTTTTACATTCCCTAAGGAACAACAGCCCCCGGCTATTGCCTATATAGCAGGTTTGGTTTTCGATAAGTCCAACCATCAACCGCTGGATGCAAGCATTCGCGTGACCAATACAAACAGCAAAGAGGTAGTCTTTGAGAAAAAGAGTGATTATATAGACGGCGGTTTTATCGCGGTTTTGCCTGTTGGTGCAAACTATGCCGTACATATACAGAAGGAAGGCTATTTATTCGACTCCAAACAATATGCATTGGACAAACCGGAGTTTGCCAATAAGCGCTATCAGGACAGTATTTTCTTAGAGCCTATAAAAAGTGGCGCCATTGCGACGCTCCGCAATATTTACTTTGACGTCAATAAATACGAGATCCTCCCAAGCTCGGAAAGCGAATTGAATCTGTTACTGGGACTACTCCAAGCGAACCCAAAATTGCAGATCGAGATTGCGGGACATACAGATAATACAGGAAATAAGGCAGCCAATCAGACTTTATCGGAGAACCGGGCGAAAGCAGTTTCTACCTGGCTGATTTCGAAGGGCATTTCTGCTGGACGATTGAGCGTGAAAGGATATGGAGATGAAAAACCTATTGCGTCAAACAGTTCCGAAGAAGGGAAACAACGCAATAGGCGTACAGAATTTATTGTGAAATAAACCTGCTTGTATATTTTTATAGCTGAACGGTTTGTCCAGTCTTTACGGACTCATCGCAAGCAACAGCAATCTGCAAGCTATTTAAGGCATCTTGCATGGATTTCGATAAGTCCAGATCCTCATTTATTGCTTTCAGGAAGAAACGTTGTTCGCGATTACAAAGTTCCTGATGGTCCGGCTCGTCTGCCAGATCTATCCATTCGTCCGCACGTGTAAATTCGTTCTTCGCGTCGATATCTGCATAATGCACTTTCAAAGACTCCGCTTTAGAATGCGCATCAATGGAATCTGAATTACCCGCTTTACTAGCTTCTTTCGCAACAATCGATACACAACCTTTTGGGCCTATTACATCTTTGACGAAAAAGGCAGTCTCGCTGACCATCGGTCCCCAGCCAGCTTCATACCAGCCCACACTGCCGTTATCAAATCGAATCTGCAACTGTCCGTAATTGTAATTATCTGCAGCAATGTCATCGGTTAGGCGAGCTCCAATAGCCGACACAGAAACAGGCTTTGCTTCTGTCATCTGGCACATGACGTCTATATAATGCACACCACAATCGACGATTGGACTCAGGCTCTTCATCAGATTGCGATGAACATCCCACATGTAGCCATGGCTTTGCTGATTGAGATTCATGCGCATCACTAATGGACTTCCCATCGTCTTCGCAACCTCGATAAACTTCATCCAGGAAGGATGATGACGCAGGATATAGCCCACCACTAATTTTTTATTAGCCTTCACAGCAGCGTCGATCACGCGTTGAGCACCTGCGACGGTATCCGCCAAGGGTTTCTCGATAAAGACATGCGCGCCAGCCTCGAGAGCTTTCACGGCATAATCTTCATGCGTATCTGGATAAGTAGAGATACATACCGCATCGGGCTGAGTGGCCGATAGGGCCTCCTCGAATTCATTATAAAGCGGATAGTCTGCTCCTAGTTTTTCGTTCAGCTTATTCTTTGAATCGCCTCTGGACACTAGCCCTACGATTTCAAATCCGTCCATTTCATGATAAGCAAGCGCATGAGATGCGCCCATATTCCCACATCCTACAACAAGGATTCTTATTTTTCCCATCCTAACTCCTCTTAGCTCGTATGCCCTGGTCTTGGAATTCGTGCATTATCAATCTCCATCGCCCAATCGTAACCTTCTGAATTTGGTCCATAGGTCTTCGTCGAGTTCATGATTTCATCTAAGCTAATGGCTTTACCGGTATAGGCCGCTTCACGGGCCCAAATGGCAAGCATAGTCGAATCCGCCATCGTATCGCCATCGTTGATGACCTGTTTATTGCGAATGGCTGCGAAGAGCTCATCATGCTGCGTTTGGTACATGTTGTTCATCTTGCCTTGGAATTTCCATGGGTTCTGTCCATTGATCACATAGCTGCTCAGCATGCCTACCTGAAGATTTCCTTTGGTTCCGATCGCTTCCACCGAGTTTCGGTTCTGCGTTCCGTTTTGTTGTCTTCCGAAGTGGAAGCCCTTTAATCCGTCCCCATAATCGAATTCTATGGCAAAATGGTCGTAGACATTTCCAAATTCCGTCCAAGGTTTGCTTTGGCGGCCACCCGTTCCGGATACCGTTTTCGGCAATTTATCGTTTAGCATCCATGACATAAAGTCGATGCTGTGTATGGTCTGTTCTACGATGATATCTCCGGAATAGCGCTGGTAGTAGAACCAGTTGCGAAGTTGATCTTGAAGATCGGTCCAGGATGCTTGTCGAGGTTTTTGTGTCAATTCGCCTCCTAAGCGGAAGGTGCTCAATCCATAGATATCACCAATACTACCGGCATGTACAAGTTTTGCTAACTCGCGATTTGGAACGGAGTAGCGGAAACAAAATCCTGCCACGATATTTAGTTTCTTTTCTTTCGCTAATTTTACGCTCTCGCGTACCGAGTGCACCCCGGGAATATCCACTGCCATCGGCTTTTCACAGAAGATGTGTTTTCCCTTCTTTACAGCCTCGGCAAGATGGTCAGGTCGAAAACAAGGTGGCGATGCCAATAAAACCACGTCTACATCGCTTGCGATTAGCTTTTTATAAGATTCGAATCCTACATATTTACGGCTTTCATCGACTTTAACCTTATCCTTATGCCCCTCTTTGAGGGCCGCTAAAGCCGTTTCAATTTGATCGGGAAAGATGTCGGCCAAAGCAACAAGCTCCGTGTCCGGATCAGCCTGCAATGCTTGGAATGCCGCGCCCGTTCCCCTACCGCCACAACCGATAAGGCCAACTTTTATTTTTTTCTTGAGTTCGAATTGCGGGGTTGGAAGGTCTAGTGTAGAGGTTCCTAGTAGCACACCGCTACTTTTGAGAAAATTCCTACGGTCCATTATATATTATTTATGTAGATCTAGATGATAATTAGAAATTGTTAATTAAGATTTTTTGAACGATTACTCGGTAGAATTATCTAATTTCACAGCAAAATAACAATTATTACAAATTTATGCAAATTTCTACCCCTGAAGCAGAACCGCTAATCAGCAACACGACCGTAGTATTTGGTTTGTTGATGACCATCTTAGGACTTGTATTTTACAGCTCTAGTTTGTCCAACAAATATGTAAAAGGATTTTACAATATTATC from Sphingobacterium sp. BN32 harbors:
- a CDS encoding RagB/SusD family nutrient uptake outer membrane protein, with amino-acid sequence MIKHTKRILGISMLCAALMTSCELDRLNLNGPSTENFPLDAKEAELGLLGAYKALTLIDASSTPIWHVMDNITDIGYARPGNNYTSPITSSITTDNALATKPWSAHYKTIARVHLVLDNLEPLKASMGEEQYNKTNAELRFIRAYCYSQLVELYGDVALLTKALKLNDELPGRTDKKQVIDFIIKELEETAEYLPVSQATSGNVRASRVAAYMLQARVALNYQRYDVAVAASKKALDLAKGQHALTPFDATIAYVGKGHADGEPQSANIYGHAGYKDSKEWIWVAEYNKAINANTHNQTYYMASRLGKGVCYWGPTQNFIDSFQDIQGKYITESTIYNEAKPFENRDPRLDMYTARPGSRYFGFQFEPNAKFAKVNNYWPVINGTGTKPTSQNNTDATNAYRSFSGYLWRKHTDLSEYATTSVSGESDLNVGIFRYAELLLIYAEAKIESGSIDQSVYDAINEIRSRAKMPNLPQGLSQAQMRQALRYERKVELANDGLRWFDLRRWNIAKDVMNGYIYLNRDANAWTKAAIQRIDENANPVYNHSVAIKSFGTQEVKFQVNKDEYWPIDIKEIDANPAMTQNPGY
- a CDS encoding metallophosphoesterase; translated protein: MKPYHKFLALALACLFLKPIDSKAQEQVKFKQPSLENQQSWTMILLPDIQNYVKFKRNQPILDVMMNWIVENEEKMNIKMVMCTGDLVEHDDIINPDPKKMDQTGKQQWEASAKAFGKLDGKIPYITATGNHDYNIFSYTHKPKTTHFPQYFPADKNSKNQRLLREVTANVYGNPSLENASYEWKSPHGKDFLFLSLEFAPRDTILRWANQVVNHEKYANHSVLLLTHAYLNFKNEHIETAKYDLQDANYGTSVFNRLVKPSKNIEMVFSGHIGSPNDVKKHLGFRIDKNAAGKNVSQMTFNAQALGGGTYGSGGDGWIRILEFLPDGKTVKVRTFSPFFALSSNTQNMAWRTEDYDEFTIKLN
- the rplT gene encoding 50S ribosomal protein L20, encoding MPRSVNAVASRRRRKRILKLAKGYYGSRSKVYTIAKNTVEKGLQYAYRDRKTKKREFRALWIQRINAGARQHGISYSQLIGKLNAKNIGLNRKVLADLALNNPDAFKAVVDAVK
- the rpmI gene encoding 50S ribosomal protein L35, with the translated sequence MPKVKTNSSAKKRFKLTGTGKVARKNAFKSHILTKKTTKQKRNLTTTSYVSDADMGNVKRMLALGK
- the infC gene encoding translation initiation factor IF-3; translation: MRKKEPEHRINEHIRVPEVRLVGDNVETGVYPTRQALQLADELELDLVEISPNATPPVCKIIDYSKFVYEQKKKQKEIKANAKQTVIKEIRFGPNTSEHDFEFKLKHAMRFLESGEKVRAYVHFKGRAIVFKEQGEILLLRFAQALEEYGKVELLPKLEGKRMFLTLAPKASPKK
- the thrS gene encoding threonine--tRNA ligase, with translation MINITLPDGSVRQYEKGTTAMQVALSISEGLARNVLAAEVNGEVWDASRAIEADANVKLLTWNDEKGKSTFWHSSAHILAEALEALYPGVKFGIGPSIETGFYYDVDFGDREFSSDDFKQIEDKMLELAKQKEVFERKAVSKAEALEYFTEKGDEYKLDLIKDLEDGKITFYSQGNFTDLCRGPHIPNTGFIKAIKLTNVAGAYWRGDETRKQLTRIYGVTFPKASELTEYLRFIEEAKKRDHRKLGRELELFAFSEKVGMGLPLWLPKGTALRQKLQDFLQRAQIAAGYEPVVTPHIGHKQLYITSGHYEKYGADSFQPIKTPVEGEEFLLKPMNCPHHCEIYKVKPRSYKDLPVRFAEFGTVYRYEQSGELHGLTRVRGFTQDDAHLFCRPDQVKDEFKKVIDLVLYVFNALGFNDFTAQVSLRDPENKTKYIGSDENWALAESAIIESAEEKGLPTVIEYGEAAFYGPKLDFMVKDALGRKWQLGTIQVDYNLPERFELEYTGSDNQKHRPVMIHRAPFGSIERFVAVLIEHCGGQFPLWLAPEQFIVLPVSEKYEEYAQKLLESLNNSDIRGLIDLRDEKVGRKIRDAEVKKMPYMVIVGEKEMESGSISIRKHGGVDLGSMSPEAFKELLIKEVTV
- a CDS encoding 7-carboxy-7-deazaguanine synthase QueE, whose amino-acid sequence is MSNQVPEDGTMLPLMEEFYTIQGEGYHTGKAAYFIRLGGCDVGCHWCDVKESWDASLHPLTSAEQIVANALKYPAKTVVITGGEPLLYNLTYLTQKLREAGIQIFLETSGAYPLTGYWDWICLSPKKFKGPRQDVLAAAGELKVIVFNKSDFQWAEDHAKFVGKNCKLYLQPEWSKAAEMTPLIIDYVKDNPKWEISLQTHKYLNIP
- a CDS encoding OmpA family protein, whose amino-acid sequence is MQNKKLGICLLILFLFGLGNLSYSQVDSKNRKAQQAYQEAGKAISQNQLLQAISWLEKATQEDPTFATGFQTLGDIQRSLEQYEKAISAYEQVLILNPSLTALTYFGLGEAYLGVGDYQQASKNLLNYKEKGKLSEKSQLLVDKYLADCAFSLQHIKAGNSGLIALPASINTDKDEYYPKLTADNASIIFTRKENNQENFYESFLVDGKWTEAVRLPEPVNSSRFNEGAHCISPDGKYLFFTGCNRPDGLGSCDLYVSKKENNTWSEPFNLGPGINTRGWESQPAISADGKTLYFVSNRSGGQGSYDIWKAELEADGKWSTPENLGPDINSPFDEGAPYLHADNKTLYFSSNGWPGFGKNDIYKTVRTKDGKWSKPENLGPAINNHLDQRSFHVSLDGSIAHLASQDSERQWDIYRFTFPKEQQPPAIAYIAGLVFDKSNHQPLDASIRVTNTNSKEVVFEKKSDYIDGGFIAVLPVGANYAVHIQKEGYLFDSKQYALDKPEFANKRYQDSIFLEPIKSGAIATLRNIYFDVNKYEILPSSESELNLLLGLLQANPKLQIEIAGHTDNTGNKAANQTLSENRAKAVSTWLISKGISAGRLSVKGYGDEKPIASNSSEEGKQRNRRTEFIVK